The following coding sequences are from one Spea bombifrons isolate aSpeBom1 chromosome 13, aSpeBom1.2.pri, whole genome shotgun sequence window:
- the ZBP1 gene encoding Z-DNA-binding protein 1, with product MASGAESGLIHVKVLDTLGTLDREIYQYLQKKSPKKAINVARGVNKTAAKDVNPNLYKMKKLGLLHCEDQTKLWSISNGTASDMPNGKICNTAMADVEESNTQEKILAILSKKNPQRALSIAQELKKSSAKDVNPILYKMKDMKLLDHDSDTKLWSIKSEEDAAPRRTDDPTATESPKKCKLLLPIFGVFGRWLTCNRI from the exons ATGGCATCAGGCGCTGAGTCGGGGCTGATTCATGTGAAGGTGCTAGACACGCTGGGTACTCTCG ACAGAGAGATTTATCAGTATCTGCAGAAAAAATCACCAAAGAAAGCTATAAATGTCGCCCGCGGTGTGAACAAAACGGCTGCCAAGGACGTAAATCCAAATCTGTATAAAATGAAGAAACTCGGTCTTCTTCATTGCGAAGATCAAACGAAGCTCTGGAGCATCAGTAACGGGACAG CATCAGACATGCCAAACGGGAAAATATGTAACACAGCAATGGCAGACGTGGAAGAATCCAACACGC AGGAGAAAATACTCGCAATtctaagcaaaaaaaacccacaaagagCGCTTTCAATAGCCCAGGAGTTGAAGAAATCTTCCGCCAAAGACGTGAATCCGattttgtataaaatgaagGACATGAAGCTGCTCGATCACGACTCGGACACCAAACTCTGGTCAATTAAATCggaggaggatgcag CTCCCCGGCGGACAGACGACCCGACAGCAACTGAGTCGCCAAAGAAGTGTAAGTTATTATTACCAATCTTTGGTGTTTTTGGAAGATGGCTGACCTGCAATAGAATCTAA